One region of Pygocentrus nattereri isolate fPygNat1 chromosome 14, fPygNat1.pri, whole genome shotgun sequence genomic DNA includes:
- the LOC119265142 gene encoding uncharacterized protein LOC119265142, which translates to MMLRVPFLLSLLSVPGLSASTENLAAGAKAVQSSTYDSLGDAPNAVDGNSNTDYLQCSCSHTHFDVNPWWRVELPTVYNVTSVTITNRGDCCGDRINGAQIRIGNSLQNNGNDNKLVAVIGPLGSEVTKTYRFRATEGRYVNIFLPGENKILTLCEVEVFADEEFRPESLYLYDKNDLNNVALRGRATQSSVHFSEISPGFGLALNGIDGNRNSDLKKGSCMRTEQESTPWWRLSLPRKHIVFSVALTNRGDCCPELLDGAEIRVGDSLKNDGKDHPLCATVSSIPAGQTEYFNCSALLEGSYVTVSLPREGTLSLCEVEVFGVPVVRCRDGI; encoded by the exons ATGATGCTGCGTGTACCATTCCTGCTGTCGCTCCTGTCTGTGCCGGGACTCTCCGCCTCCACAG AGAACCTCGCAGCCGGAGCCAAAGCGGTGCAGTCGTCTACATACGACAGCTTGGGAGACGCTCCGAACGCTGTGGATGgaaacagtaacactgactaCCTGCAGTGCTCATGCAGTCACACTCATTTCGATGTGAATCCCTGGTGGAGGGTGGAGCTGCCCACTGTCTACAATGTGACCTCAGTGACCATCACCAACCGCGGAGACTGCTGTGGAGACCGGATCAACGGAGCTCAGATTCGGATCGGCAACAGCCTCCAGAACAACGGCAACGACAACAAACT AGTCGCTGTGATTGGCCCTCTCGGCTCTGAGGTCACAAAAACCTACAGGTTCAGAGCCACAGAGGGTCGCTATGTTAATATTTTCCTACCAGGAGAGAACAAGATACTCACTCTGTGTGAGGTGGAGGTGTTCGCAG ATGAAGAATTCAGGCCTGAGTCTCTTTACCTCTACG ATAAAAATGACCTGAATAACGTTGCTCTCAGAGGAAGAGCCACCCAGTCCAGCGTCCATTTCTCTGAGATATCGCCTGGTTTCGGACTTGCCCTAAACGGCATCGATGGGAACCGAAATTCGGACCTGAAGAAGGGCTCCTGCATGCGAACAGAACAGGAGAGCACCCCCTGGTGGAGGTTGAGTCTGCCTCGTAAACACATTGTCTTTTCCGTGGCCCTGACCAACCGAGGTGACTGCTGTCCAGAACTCTTGGATGGTGCCGAGATCCGGGTTGGTGATTCCCTAAAGAACGACGGGAAAGATCATCCACT CTGCGCCACTGTGTCCTCCATCCCTGCCGGACAGACGGAGTACTTTAACTGCAGCGCTCTGCTGGAGGGCAGCTACGTGACCGTGTCTCTGCCCCGAGAGGGAACTCTGAGTCTGTGTGAGGTGGAGGTGTTTGGGGTTCCAGTCGTCCGGTGCAGAGATGGAATCTAA